In a single window of the Enoplosus armatus isolate fEnoArm2 chromosome 15, fEnoArm2.hap1, whole genome shotgun sequence genome:
- the ptgr2 gene encoding prostaglandin reductase 2 isoform X2 — protein sequence MMQVQRVVLNSRPGKSGVPVPENFCLEESTLATDLEDGEVLVRTLYLSVDPYMRCRMNEDTGADYLTPWQLSECVDGGGVGVVESSRCSTCTEGDVVTSFNWTWQTYAVMKGGVLQKVGHMLDGCVRVVGICGSNDKCSALVEDLGFSAAINYHQEDVPTRLKECCPDGIDVYFDNVGGAISDTVITQMNNGGHVILCGQISQYNKDVPYPPPLSEEIQETLRSKNISRERFMVLNYMNKADAALCELSQWVKSGQIKVLETVVNGIENMGDAFCSMMKGGNIGKQIIKISA from the exons ATGATGCAGGTGCAGAGAGTCGTTCTCAACTCACGACCAG GTAAAAGCGGGGTGCCAGTTCCTGAAAATTTCTGCCTGGAGGAGTCGACTTTAGCAACTGACCTGGAAGATGGGGAGGTCCTTGTTCGGACGCTTTACCTCTCAGTCGACCCTTACATG agatgcagaatgaatgaagacaCCGGTGCTGATTACTTGACTCCATGGCAGCTGTCTGAGTGTGTGGATGGCGGAGGGGTAGGTGTGGTTGAGTCCAGCCGCTGCAGCACTTGCACTGAGGGAGATGTGGTCACTTCATTCAACTGGACTTGGCAGACCTATGCTGTTATGAAAGGAGGTGTCTTACAGAAGGTGGGGCATAT GCTGGATGGTTGTGTAAGAGTGGTTGGGATTTGCGGTTCTAATGACAAGTGCAGCGCTTTAGTGGAAGACCTGGGATTTTCTGCAGCCATCAACTATCACCAAGAGGACGTCCCTACAAGGCTCAAGGAGTGCTGCCCTGATGGGATAGATGTTTACTTTGACAATGTGGGAGGTGCCATCAGTGATACTGTAATCACTCAG ATGAACAACGGCGGCCACGTGATCCTGTGTGGGCAGATCTCACAGTACAACAAGGATGTGCCGTATCCTCCGCCCCTGAGCGAGGAGATACAGGAGACCTTGCGAAGTAAGAACATCAGCCGGGAGCGATTTATGGTGCTTAACTACATGAACAAAGCTGACGCTGCCCTCTGTGAGCTCAGCCAGTGGGTTAAATCAGGCCAAATCAAG GTGCTGGAAACTGTGGTGAATGGCATTGAAAATATGGGAG ATGCATTTTGCTCTATGATGAAAGGGGGAAACATTGGCAAGCAAATTATAAAGATATCAGCGTGA
- the ptgr2 gene encoding prostaglandin reductase 2 isoform X1: protein MMQVQRVVLNSRPGKSGVPVPENFCLEESTLATDLEDGEVLVRTLYLSVDPYMRCRMNEDTGADYLTPWQLSECVDGGGVGVVESSRCSTCTEGDVVTSFNWTWQTYAVMKGGVLQKVDPQLVNGHLSYFLGAIGITGLTALLGVREKGNVTKGASQTMAVSGAAGACGSIAGQIGRLDGCVRVVGICGSNDKCSALVEDLGFSAAINYHQEDVPTRLKECCPDGIDVYFDNVGGAISDTVITQMNNGGHVILCGQISQYNKDVPYPPPLSEEIQETLRSKNISRERFMVLNYMNKADAALCELSQWVKSGQIKVLETVVNGIENMGDAFCSMMKGGNIGKQIIKISA, encoded by the exons ATGATGCAGGTGCAGAGAGTCGTTCTCAACTCACGACCAG GTAAAAGCGGGGTGCCAGTTCCTGAAAATTTCTGCCTGGAGGAGTCGACTTTAGCAACTGACCTGGAAGATGGGGAGGTCCTTGTTCGGACGCTTTACCTCTCAGTCGACCCTTACATG agatgcagaatgaatgaagacaCCGGTGCTGATTACTTGACTCCATGGCAGCTGTCTGAGTGTGTGGATGGCGGAGGGGTAGGTGTGGTTGAGTCCAGCCGCTGCAGCACTTGCACTGAGGGAGATGTGGTCACTTCATTCAACTGGACTTGGCAGACCTATGCTGTTATGAAAGGAGGTGTCTTACAGAAG GTTGATCCACAGTTGGTTAATGGGCACTTGTCTTACTTTTTGGGTGCAATTGGCATAACAGGCCTCACTGCACTGTTGGGAGTAAGAGAGAAGGGTAATGTGACCAAAGGGGCCAGTCAGACCATGGCGGTGAGTGGCGCGGCTGGGGCCTGTGGCTCCATAGCTGGACAG ATTGGCAGGCTGGATGGTTGTGTAAGAGTGGTTGGGATTTGCGGTTCTAATGACAAGTGCAGCGCTTTAGTGGAAGACCTGGGATTTTCTGCAGCCATCAACTATCACCAAGAGGACGTCCCTACAAGGCTCAAGGAGTGCTGCCCTGATGGGATAGATGTTTACTTTGACAATGTGGGAGGTGCCATCAGTGATACTGTAATCACTCAG ATGAACAACGGCGGCCACGTGATCCTGTGTGGGCAGATCTCACAGTACAACAAGGATGTGCCGTATCCTCCGCCCCTGAGCGAGGAGATACAGGAGACCTTGCGAAGTAAGAACATCAGCCGGGAGCGATTTATGGTGCTTAACTACATGAACAAAGCTGACGCTGCCCTCTGTGAGCTCAGCCAGTGGGTTAAATCAGGCCAAATCAAG GTGCTGGAAACTGTGGTGAATGGCATTGAAAATATGGGAG ATGCATTTTGCTCTATGATGAAAGGGGGAAACATTGGCAAGCAAATTATAAAGATATCAGCGTGA
- the ptgr2 gene encoding prostaglandin reductase 2 isoform X3, translating to MMQVQRVVLNSRPGKSGVPVPENFCLEESTLATDLEDGEVLVRTLYLSVDPYMRCRMNEDTGADYLTPWQLSECVDGGGVGVVESSRCSTCTEGDVVTSFNWTWQTYAVMKGGVLQKVDPQLVNGHLSYFLGAIGITGLTALLGVREKGNVTKGASQTMAVSGAAGACGSIAGQMNNGGHVILCGQISQYNKDVPYPPPLSEEIQETLRSKNISRERFMVLNYMNKADAALCELSQWVKSGQIKVLETVVNGIENMGDAFCSMMKGGNIGKQIIKISA from the exons ATGATGCAGGTGCAGAGAGTCGTTCTCAACTCACGACCAG GTAAAAGCGGGGTGCCAGTTCCTGAAAATTTCTGCCTGGAGGAGTCGACTTTAGCAACTGACCTGGAAGATGGGGAGGTCCTTGTTCGGACGCTTTACCTCTCAGTCGACCCTTACATG agatgcagaatgaatgaagacaCCGGTGCTGATTACTTGACTCCATGGCAGCTGTCTGAGTGTGTGGATGGCGGAGGGGTAGGTGTGGTTGAGTCCAGCCGCTGCAGCACTTGCACTGAGGGAGATGTGGTCACTTCATTCAACTGGACTTGGCAGACCTATGCTGTTATGAAAGGAGGTGTCTTACAGAAG GTTGATCCACAGTTGGTTAATGGGCACTTGTCTTACTTTTTGGGTGCAATTGGCATAACAGGCCTCACTGCACTGTTGGGAGTAAGAGAGAAGGGTAATGTGACCAAAGGGGCCAGTCAGACCATGGCGGTGAGTGGCGCGGCTGGGGCCTGTGGCTCCATAGCTGGACAG ATGAACAACGGCGGCCACGTGATCCTGTGTGGGCAGATCTCACAGTACAACAAGGATGTGCCGTATCCTCCGCCCCTGAGCGAGGAGATACAGGAGACCTTGCGAAGTAAGAACATCAGCCGGGAGCGATTTATGGTGCTTAACTACATGAACAAAGCTGACGCTGCCCTCTGTGAGCTCAGCCAGTGGGTTAAATCAGGCCAAATCAAG GTGCTGGAAACTGTGGTGAATGGCATTGAAAATATGGGAG ATGCATTTTGCTCTATGATGAAAGGGGGAAACATTGGCAAGCAAATTATAAAGATATCAGCGTGA